In Cloacibacterium caeni, a single window of DNA contains:
- a CDS encoding nucleotidyl transferase AbiEii/AbiGii toxin family protein translates to MYNKTINIGVVAKVAEGLQQYREQVVFVGGAVISLYTDDPAADEIRPTKDIDFTINIVNVGEFLKTIEELGKLGFHPDPYGTSICSYTYKKYPVDIIPAEDNAFGSTNRWYKIGFEDLWKVKAKDQEIYILSAPCFLATKFEAFNSRGKDYRTSHDIEDIIYIIDNRITIVDEIAKCDERILEFIKSELQKIIDKGLLEELLQTHIHPLIIDERIEIVKEKINSIMNA, encoded by the coding sequence TTGTATAATAAGACCATAAATATAGGAGTTGTAGCGAAAGTAGCAGAAGGTTTACAACAATATAGGGAGCAAGTAGTGTTCGTCGGTGGAGCTGTTATCAGTCTTTATACAGATGACCCAGCAGCCGACGAAATACGTCCCACGAAAGACATTGATTTTACAATTAATATCGTAAATGTAGGAGAATTTCTCAAAACAATCGAGGAATTGGGAAAATTAGGTTTTCATCCAGACCCTTATGGAACATCTATTTGCAGTTACACATACAAAAAATATCCAGTAGATATAATTCCTGCCGAAGACAACGCCTTTGGTTCAACCAATCGCTGGTATAAAATAGGTTTTGAAGACTTATGGAAAGTGAAAGCAAAAGATCAGGAAATTTACATCTTATCAGCACCTTGTTTTCTTGCAACAAAGTTTGAAGCATTCAATAGTCGGGGAAAAGATTATAGAACCAGCCACGATATTGAGGACATTATCTACATCATTGATAACAGAATTACCATTGTAGATGAAATAGCAAAGTGCGATGAGAGAATTTTAGAATTTATTAAATCTGAATTGCAAAAAATCATTGATAAAGGTCTTTTAGAAGAACTCTTGCAAACACATATACACCCATTGATTATTGATGAAAGGATTGAAATTGTAAAAGAAAAAATCAACAGCATTATGAATGCCTGA
- a CDS encoding helix-turn-helix domain-containing protein, with protein sequence MSVQLYSHTKADLEKAVEIILKKATDFTLPVKKEEEQPEDLISQIEATKFLRISVPTIIDWRKNKNLPHYNFNGRYYYSKKELLEYGKNRRM encoded by the coding sequence ATGTCAGTACAACTTTATTCCCACACCAAAGCAGATTTGGAAAAAGCGGTTGAAATTATTCTAAAAAAAGCAACCGACTTCACATTACCCGTTAAAAAAGAAGAAGAACAACCTGAAGATTTAATTTCTCAAATCGAAGCCACAAAATTTCTGCGCATTTCTGTTCCGACCATTATTGACTGGCGGAAAAATAAGAATCTGCCTCATTACAATTTTAATGGGCGATACTACTATTCTAAAAAGGAACTTTTGGAATACGGAAAAAACCGAAGAATGTAA
- a CDS encoding primase-helicase family protein — MSEKIPYLRVGTSYFKIIEKPLISGDKISILVRWNKETIVSDYGKTFVSTIPKYDGFCCIPDHLNYSQIIEGFYNIYNEIPYQPIEEKFSLEALKENIPFSIQFIEHIFGEQIELGLDYLKILLEKPTQILPILCLVSKERATGKSTFIKWLKSIFGLNMTYIKGDSFSSQFNSDWTSMLIVAIDEVFFDKKEITERLKYLSTTDKDKMEAKGKDREEVEFFGKFILCSNNEDNFIQIDEEETRFWIIKVKSIKNENTDFLRNLIKEIPFFLSYLIQRPFQTHKKTRMWFSHSEIRTKALQRLVWKNNNKLESKIIELLYEFFECTDEKELQCIPQDILNMLNRMFRNQYWTINDVRKILKEIWKLEPQNNSLAYIKYDIDFSGNFYQNNKTGRYFTIKRDFILQKFDEMMN; from the coding sequence ATGAGCGAAAAAATTCCCTATTTACGAGTAGGAACTTCCTATTTCAAAATCATTGAAAAACCATTAATCTCAGGTGATAAAATTTCTATATTGGTTCGTTGGAACAAAGAAACCATTGTAAGTGATTATGGAAAAACATTCGTTTCAACAATCCCAAAATACGACGGGTTTTGTTGTATTCCAGACCACTTGAACTACAGTCAGATTATTGAAGGATTTTATAATATCTACAATGAAATCCCTTATCAACCTATCGAAGAAAAATTCAGTCTTGAAGCTCTAAAAGAGAATATTCCATTTTCAATTCAGTTTATAGAACATATATTCGGGGAACAAATAGAATTAGGGCTAGACTATTTAAAAATTCTACTAGAAAAACCAACACAGATCTTGCCAATACTTTGTCTAGTTTCAAAAGAAAGAGCAACAGGAAAATCTACATTCATTAAATGGCTAAAATCTATTTTCGGACTTAATATGACTTACATCAAAGGTGATTCCTTCAGTAGTCAATTCAATTCTGATTGGACTTCTATGCTCATCGTTGCTATTGATGAAGTATTTTTTGATAAAAAAGAAATCACAGAACGATTAAAATATCTTTCTACAACAGACAAAGACAAAATGGAAGCCAAAGGAAAAGACCGTGAAGAAGTTGAATTTTTTGGCAAATTTATCCTTTGCTCCAACAATGAAGACAATTTTATTCAAATTGACGAAGAAGAAACTAGATTCTGGATTATCAAAGTAAAATCCATAAAAAATGAGAATACAGATTTTCTGCGAAACCTTATCAAAGAAATCCCCTTTTTCTTAAGCTATCTCATTCAAAGACCTTTTCAAACTCACAAAAAAACAAGAATGTGGTTTTCGCATTCAGAAATCAGAACTAAAGCTTTACAAAGATTAGTTTGGAAAAACAATAACAAGTTAGAATCAAAAATCATTGAACTCTTGTATGAGTTTTTTGAATGCACTGATGAAAAAGAACTTCAATGTATTCCTCAGGATATTTTGAATATGCTCAACCGAATGTTTAGAAATCAATATTGGACAATCAATGATGTGAGGAAAATCCTAAAAGAAATATGGAAACTTGAACCACAAAATAACTCTTTGGCTTATATCAAATATGACATTGATTTTTCAGGAAATTTTTATCAAAATAATAAAACTGGTCGCTATTTCACGATAAAAAGAGATTTTATTCTTCAAAAATTTGATGAAATGATGAATTAA
- a CDS encoding toprim domain-containing protein, with amino-acid sequence MNCNQFNSIKLEEVLVSLGHLPTKQNEKEAWFLSPFSTENHASFKLNKRNNVWYLHSEGIGGNNIDFMKKYLNASIKEVLAWAEQQNFSSFQHQSNSNPKQETLANNYTIVEVKDIQHPALLEYLKSRKVENQTTYLKEIHYQINDKNYFGIGFKNDSGGYEIRNKYSKICLGKKDVSTIKNDSENLKIFEDFFDFLSFKNVENFLEKEPSDYIILNSVSMIQKIKNVVQNYQKVELYFDNDNAGNRAVEMIKNEGENIEDCRILYKNHKDLNEFLMSWEMRKRDTGREYEDLNKINTRKIGR; translated from the coding sequence ATGAACTGCAACCAATTCAACTCTATAAAGTTGGAAGAAGTCCTCGTTTCACTCGGACACCTTCCAACAAAACAAAATGAAAAAGAAGCTTGGTTTCTGAGTCCTTTTTCCACAGAAAACCACGCCTCTTTTAAACTCAATAAAAGAAACAACGTTTGGTATCTCCATTCCGAAGGAATAGGCGGAAACAATATTGACTTTATGAAAAAATATTTAAACGCTTCCATAAAAGAAGTTTTAGCTTGGGCAGAACAACAAAATTTTTCTTCTTTTCAACATCAAAGTAATTCTAATCCTAAGCAAGAAACTCTAGCAAATAATTATACAATAGTTGAAGTTAAAGACATTCAACATCCAGCACTTTTGGAATATTTAAAAAGCCGAAAAGTAGAAAATCAAACCACATACTTAAAAGAGATACATTATCAAATCAACGATAAAAACTATTTCGGAATAGGCTTCAAAAATGATTCTGGAGGTTACGAAATTCGCAATAAATATTCAAAAATTTGTTTGGGCAAAAAAGATGTTTCGACGATAAAAAATGATTCAGAAAATTTGAAAATTTTCGAAGATTTTTTTGATTTTCTTTCCTTTAAAAATGTAGAAAATTTTTTAGAAAAAGAACCTTCTGATTATATCATTTTGAATTCCGTTTCGATGATTCAAAAAATTAAAAATGTAGTTCAAAATTATCAAAAAGTAGAACTGTATTTTGACAACGACAATGCAGGAAACCGAGCTGTCGAAATGATAAAGAATGAAGGAGAAAACATAGAAGACTGTCGGATTCTATACAAAAACCACAAAGACCTGAATGAGTTTTTAATGAGTTGGGAAATGCGTAAAAGAGATACAGGCAGAGAATATGAAGACCTGAATAAAATAAACACACGCAAAATTGGCAGATAG
- a CDS encoding plasmid mobilization protein, whose product MHTNMEKDFLEEFVKKAVEENEKKEDGEKRKKHFQEIGRKGGLKKKTSQQFSKIISVRLTEKEFDEIEKQASKYHLKISKYVRMILTEKELKINEFKTEEILLQYGNHFIRIKNLLRHRAFSEFENKKQILHEIENITKLIYQYLYEKQNKQKPT is encoded by the coding sequence ATGCACACCAATATGGAAAAAGACTTTTTAGAAGAATTTGTCAAGAAAGCCGTCGAAGAAAATGAAAAGAAAGAGGATGGTGAAAAGAGAAAAAAACACTTTCAGGAAATCGGAAGAAAAGGCGGTTTAAAAAAGAAAACATCACAACAATTTTCAAAAATTATCTCCGTAAGATTAACCGAAAAAGAGTTTGACGAAATAGAAAAACAAGCCTCAAAATATCACTTGAAAATATCAAAATATGTAAGGATGATTCTAACCGAAAAAGAATTAAAAATCAATGAATTTAAAACCGAAGAAATCCTTCTTCAATATGGAAATCATTTCATCAGAATTAAAAATTTATTGAGACATAGAGCGTTTTCCGAATTTGAAAATAAGAAACAAATCCTCCATGAAATAGAAAATATCACCAAACTGATTTATCAATATCTGTATGAAAAACAAAACAAGCAGAAACCCACATAA
- a CDS encoding relaxase/mobilization nuclease domain-containing protein has protein sequence MNNSATTRRITKIAIEYNGNDKGTAERVYQNNLLSQNPEQQFIEMKTVADRNKNVKNWALTGYISPEKSIGDQLSNEELTQLALRALKKIGVRDNNQMVLDIHSSTKQKHIHFIVNRVNIHGENTIKAHNIGELFGKTVREVCKEMNLKTDIEIGKEKKKQMLKALTTSLRISRSFDELTNNMKKLGYRVTLSQNEKVGISGMRIVKFEDINHQTEREYKPGYKLSEITNTLKIKDIKQKLQENQERTIIFNSTATEQINKDEQENSPSVSKQFENIAKELLKPTYTSSPEDELLKKKKRKFR, from the coding sequence ATGAATAACAGCGCAACCACCAGACGAATTACCAAAATCGCCATCGAATACAATGGCAATGACAAAGGAACAGCAGAACGAGTATATCAAAACAATCTATTAAGTCAGAACCCAGAACAACAGTTTATAGAAATGAAAACCGTTGCAGACCGCAATAAAAATGTAAAAAACTGGGCATTGACAGGATATATTTCTCCAGAAAAATCTATAGGAGACCAATTATCCAATGAAGAACTCACACAGTTGGCATTAAGAGCTTTGAAGAAAATTGGAGTAAGGGATAACAACCAAATGGTTTTAGATATTCATTCCTCAACCAAACAAAAACACATCCACTTTATTGTCAATAGAGTAAATATACACGGAGAGAATACCATTAAAGCCCACAACATAGGAGAACTCTTTGGTAAAACCGTTCGTGAAGTTTGCAAAGAAATGAACCTGAAAACCGATATTGAAATTGGCAAAGAAAAGAAAAAGCAAATGTTGAAAGCGCTCACTACTTCCCTTAGAATTTCAAGAAGCTTTGACGAACTAACGAATAATATGAAAAAGTTAGGTTATAGGGTAACACTTTCACAAAATGAAAAAGTAGGAATATCAGGAATGAGAATAGTAAAGTTTGAAGATATTAACCATCAAACCGAGAGAGAATACAAACCAGGATATAAACTCTCCGAAATCACCAATACATTAAAAATTAAAGATATTAAGCAGAAACTTCAAGAAAATCAGGAAAGGACAATCATTTTCAACTCAACAGCAACAGAACAAATCAATAAAGATGAACAAGAAAACTCACCATCTGTGAGTAAACAGTTTGAAAATATAGCAAAAGAACTATTAAAGCCCACCTACACTTCATCACCAGAAGACGAACTATTAAAAAAGAAAAAACGAAAATTTAGATAA